ATAAACCACAAAGTTCATTGCAATGATCGTTCTTCATATTCGTTATTAATCTCATGTTTAAACGTATGCAATCTACTACTTGCTAACCTGATTTATTATCTCATGAAATTCCAGTGTTTTGGGACTATTGCAGTTAGGAGTGTACAGAGAGGTGGTCTTCTCTACTTTTGGGTTTTTTTTATATCTACAAAACACTATTAACAAATGGTACAAATGACAATGTCGTTGAAAGTTGATCTCGTGGTAAATTGTTTACACTAAACACTGATGGTTCAATATATTAAACTAAATTTGCGGCGCTTTTAACGTGCTTTTGgttcttataattatatttacattgTTTTTTCATTTGGTTGTGTACAATTTAAACTTTTACACTTATGTTAATGGGAAAATTGGCAGGTATTCTGATCATGATCCGAGATATAGATCTGACCAAAGTAACTTTCAGGATAAAAGTTAAGTTGCTTCGAAAAGATGGATGCGGGTATGAAATGGAAAAAAATTATGGAACTGGTAGTAATGGATAAGCAGGTACCTTTTTTTCACAACAGTACTTAAACTTTTTATCACTATGTCTATATTTACCACAGTAGCTCAATAATTAATATTATCTTTGTAAAAGAAAAAACTTATTTGGCTTCTAAATAACAATCAAGCAGTTATATAGCTTTAGATTTAAACAATCCTCATACTCTTGTGCTATATAACTTTATGTCCTCTTCTCTCATCCATATTTATTCTGTAAACTAGGCTCCTGTACTTTTCAAAGGAATTGGTCATTCTGAGAACCCAGCAAATAGCTTGGTAAGTTTAAGTTACATCATCTTTTAAGTTACTAAAATTCTATTTGGTTCACTTGTGATTTCGTTTTTATATCGAACTCATGTTGCAGGTTTGGAAGGTTCTTTCAGCTTCTCCATCATCATATTCTGCCAATCTTAAGTCCAAGCTATCAAGTCCACCATCTCTTTATGGATCTTCTATTTCGTTGGTTTCAGTTGTTCAGGTACTATTAAAATTGTGACATAAGAGGACTGTACGATTTTGAATATTATTAAACAGGGGTCCCACTTCACATGTATATAATGCAAGTTCCATGAAGAAAATTTTCTAATATTACCTCATTTGATACTGCAGGCTAGAAATAATGCAAGAGTTGTGTTCTCTGGCTCTTTAGATCTGCTCAGCAACAAGTATGCTATATTCTTCATTTTGTGTAAAAAAAATATTAGCTTCCTTTATTTTTGTGGTTAAAGGGGGAATTGAATACTGTGCTATGCAATGCAGATTCTTCAAATCACCAGTGCAAAAGGCAGGGGCCTCAAATAAGTAAGTGTAAATTTTTACAGTATTGTCTAAAACTATTTTTTAGAGttatcgtgcaacgcacgggctcatgtaTTGCCATGTTGGAGTCACCATTTATACTTGTGTATTCTAAGTTGCTCAGTTTCGCATCTAAGCGGTCTAGGTAACCATTTTCTGTTCAAGCGGTCCATGGTCATCTAATGTTACTACATAAATTGTCCCAGGTTGCAATATATTGTAAGATTAGGTAAGTTGCTCCAAAACACTCATTCTTCATTATGTAGTATTATTTTTATACCCTCTTTTATACTTTGTGAACTAATACATCCCGATTCATACTTTGTCAACTAATACATCGTTAAAATACTATGGGCAAGCAATATTGCATTTTTACTTTTCACAAACTCGAAATGACTAATGGATATCCACCAGCATTGCATTCAAAGTTATGTTTATAAACTGGTTTTGCTTGGATCCGGTGAAATCCATCATTGACGTTGAGAGGGATTAACTGAAGAACACCGGAAGATCTATCTACAATCTAGGAAAATTTAAGTTCTACTTGCTCGATTTGGCATTTGCTTCATTTATACGCATATTACTCGGGTGAAATTTATGGAAATATAGAAATGATAAGCGACTTCACACGTGGTTTATGTGTTCAAAATGCATTTTTCAGTTTGTTTGGTTTCAATACATATACTACTAAAGTATTTCGTCGTTAAACTGCTATCAACAACAAACAATGCTATACAAATAGTAACGATTACGAAAACTATTTTTTAGAgttgccgtgcaacgcacgggctcttaaaatctagtatatatatatactgagCTATGTATTGTCCTTTGATCAATGGAAACACATAACCTTTTCATGGTATCAGATAACTATTTTCTTTCACCATCCTAAATCTAGCCCACCTAATAATTCCACTCTAGCATATTCCTACCGTCCTCCACCCCGCAATTGCATCACCTACTCAATATCATCCATACTCAGAATCACTTATTTATTGGCACAATATGGATTGGTCCAAAGTCACTTCCCTCAACTTTGGGTTTAATGGATTTTGTTGTAGGCCTCAAAGGCCACAAGATTAAATCCACTCGTGCCACAACAAGGATCTCCGTCCAAAAATTGTTGACAGTAAGAAACTCATTTGATGTCACAACCCAATAACAATGGGCCTCATCAGATCACACAGGGTAAACATCGGGAGACTTATATTCCACACGCATACAATAATATAATTCCCCATGACTTTGGAGATGCGTATTTAACAATGGATACATGTGCATCTTCTCATCTTACTTCTTCTGCAAATAATCCAAGTCAGTATTTTTAATCCTGTCATCTATCCATCTATCATTGTTGGTGATGGAACTTCCATTCCTGTCACTAACACTGGTCATAGTATTTGGCCAACACTTCATCGACCTCTGCATTTACACAATGTCCTTGTCACACCAAATATTGTCAAAAATCTTGTTTTTGTTCGTCAATTTACACGTAATAATAAAGTATCCATTGACTTTGATGAATTTGGTTTATCTGTAAGAGACTATTTGACTCGTCAACTCCTCCTCCGTTGTGATATCACATGTGACTTATATCCTATCTCACACAGCCTATCCCACAATATATACACCAAGCTCTCCTCACCTTCCACAAAACATGGCATCGAAGGCTAAGACACCCTGGCAAAGTTGTGCTAAGTCGTCTTATTTCTAGTCATTCTATTTCATGTACTAAAAAAAAGTCTCACACACTTGTGTCATGCTTGTCAGCTTGGGAAGCATGTACGACTTCCCTTTTACCTTTCTGATTCTATTGTTCGTTCTTGTTTTGATATCATTCACTCGGATCTGTGGACTTCTCCACTTACGAGTTTTAATGATATCAAGTATTATGTTATCTGTTGGATCAATTTTCTCATTATCTATGGGTGTACCCATTACATAACAAATCCGATGTGTTTTCTAAATTTGTTCACTTTCGCTCGTTTGCTAAAACTCAATTTAATCGTGAACTAAAAGCTTTCCAGTGTGACCATGGCGGCGAGTTCAACAATAATTCGATCCATCACATATTTCAATCCAACGACATGCACATACGCTTTTCTTGCCCTCAGACATCCCAAAAAAATGGTAAATCGGAAAGCATGATACGCACTGTCAACAACTTAATTTGAACCCTTCTCTTTCAAGCACACTTACCTCCTCAATTTTGGGTAGAAACTCTTCACATGTCCACCCACCTTCTCAATGTTCTTCCATCTTTGCCATTTACCATGAAATTCCTCACATGCGTCTATATCACTTCAAACCAAACTATGCCTCCCTTTGGGTTTTTTGGTTGTCTTTGTTACCCTCACCTCAACACCACCAACAAACTCAACCCTAGCTCTACATATTGCATTTTCCTCGGTTACCCCTCTAACCATCACTGTAATGAGGTGACCGTTAGTCGGGAATCACTAATCGTCGTTAGTCGAGGACCATCCGGGGTGATAGTGAAATGGCGATAGGTCGGGTTCACTAAATGTCGTATGTTGACGAGTGTTGgcgattgaaaggacccgttcatatacattataaacgattcacaatagttgattacattacgaggtatttgacctctatatgatacattttacaaacattgcattcgtttttaaaagataatctttctttacatcgaaaattgacaggcatgcataccatttcataatatccactatccaactataaattgatttaataatggcATGCATTCgtatgttgacttcttctattacaccggggtgattgtcggttcggacgagcggataaataaaatctaaaatttgatgtaatatataaccgtgacgagatactctggaaatgagcgagaacatggtatttcagacaggttcgccggtaagtgcttcaggttcttcgtcaagagggcaatgtggtggatggaagggatcaccttcttcttgtctccaatgattgaggaggctacgaacccatccccaattcatccaaaataggtgatgactgattggttgatctattccggtcacactgctttcggagcttgaatgggattctatttcggaatctgagtgacttgaactgatgacgaattccatttcgtacgattggataaaagattttttttcgatatgaaatgattttggctaacggatggtattctaattacatagaatatatatatatatatatatatatatatatatatatatatatatatatatatatatatatatatatagatcaaaagatttcgtagattacggaggaccttgcgggatatgtcaggcaaagtttatagtaacagatacgataagatatgatttagcagatatgctaagatatgaatttttgtctatacactattcatgcagtcaatgcagcaagacgtgtcttagactaaaaatgataagcaggtaatttcctgaggatgataagtagttaattttcgacacaaaatgataagcaaaacttttgacatgcatacacggtcgaagtccagactcactaatgcatcctatcgacttatcagttagacacactaatgcagacctggttcgctaagaccaccgctctgattccaactgaaaggacccgttcatatacattataaacgattcacaatagttgattacattgcgaggtatttgacctctatatgatacattttacaaacattgtattcatttttaaaagacaatctttctttacatcaaaaattgacaggcatgcataccatttcataatatccactatccaactataaattgatttaataataatctttgataaactcaatgactcgaatgcaacgttcttcgaaatatgctatgaaagactccaagtaatatctttaaaatgagcaaatgcacagcggaagatttctttaacatctgagattaaacatgctttaaagtgtcaaccaaaagattggtgagttcattagtttatcataatcatttatttccatcattttaatagaccacaagaatttcatttccagttctcataaatatacgtcccatgcatagagacaaaaataatcattcatatggtgaacacctggtaaccgacattaactagatacatataaaaatatcccctatcattccgggatcctccttcggacatgatgtaaatttcgaagtactaaagcatccggtactttggatgtggtttgttaggcccaatagatcaatctttaggattcgcgtcaattagggtgtctgttccctaattcttagattaccagactaaaaaggggcatattcggtttaataatctagccatagaatgtagttttaagtacttgtgtctatttcgtaaagcatttataaaaccagcgcatgtattctcagtccccaaaatatatattgcaaaagcatttaaaaagggaacaaatgaaactcacgcatataaatattgtaaaacagttaataaagcatttgcatgtattctcagcctaaaaacgtaaagagtaaaaagggatcatatgaaactcacgcatataaatattgtaaaacagttaataaagcatttgcatgtattctcagcccaaaaatgtaaagagtaaaagggatcaaatgaaactcacgcatataaatattgtaaaacagttaataaagcatttgcatgtattctcatcccaaaaacgtaaagagtaaaaaggcaaatgaaactcaccatactgtatttcgtagtaataatacatataacgtcattgaacaagtgcaaggttagcctcggattcatgaacctaaattaattatatatatttatttgttggtcaatatttgtctaacaaattaggtcaagtcatagtgtaccacaatcctaatgctcgagactaatatgcaaaagtcaacaaaattaaatttgactcaaaataatttccaaaaatctatacatgattaatatatagtttaaatatcgtcgttttatatttttaaatatttttaaaagatttattagagtaaataatataatttatttattaataaataaaattttatattaaatttatataataaaatatacttttatatatattaagtaataaaatttatagggttcatttaatatcataaagataatatgataggtattattaaagtaagttattacacgtagtaaaatatgtttgtatcacatatttatttgataaaataatatctataatgttagtaagtaaaagttgtattattttgtaataataattattatattaaaaatatcaatatttataattactaagatgatattatgataaaacgataattataattatgataactttaatatttacaataatttttaatattatctttaaaacaataattctatttaaaataataataataataatgatattttatagtaacaatgacatttctattaaaatgataatttttgttaaaatgatagttttaatactaacgatacttttattaataatagtaatgataaaaataataagaacgataattttatctaaatcaatatcttataatattttaatttcatcatgatactcttacccattatttcctaatcgtttcgttaaatagcttttaatcgtcttttatatcgtgttcataataatgataataatagtaatcaaaataattaggtgttacaaatatttgttttaattacactaatattaataatgatagttactataacattattaacgataatactaataattatcttaatgataatatagtaataataataataacaataacaataaccatttttaaataatgatatatatattaataatgataataataataataataataccaataataataataataataataataataataataataattggataataataatagtactaattataactttaacgataataacgatagtaataataaaaaataacatttttttaatgataaatcccttttattgataaagataataataatgagaataataagataaaactagaacgacgataaaaacgacgataataataatcatttttaataaaaatatcgaaaattcaattgattataacttctaatccgttcatcgaaaccattcgatatctaaaggaaaagttcttaatttttcgctagctttccaaggacatgcatatcttataccttatctcaaccgcaagtgtaactaattcaagattcaacctaacctgtctaagggtaatatcaaaagtacaagcatgcataatcctaaatactcgagcactagtcagggatacactattagtatgtaaaagttaaattatgagtactcacgtatcaatattgagattcaatattgcaggaaaggtatgtagacgcaacggaaatgataaacactatattgacctcacgagcatacccatgaaccatactcaatcacctccatagctataacccataatttccttaatcctatcccactcgaaaaacaatttcgaaatcactcggacagcactccgtcgtaatattttatgtatactaataatatcttgaaataatacggagtaaatatatatatgtaaatcgattgagagagtttagagaaaaatattttcaagtttctatgaaataatgaaacctaatgaattctatttataatagatttttgaattattaaagtgaattattaaagtatgaattattaaagtgaattattaaagttaaagtaaagtaaaaataaagtaaatgtaaagtttaagtatagtaaaagtataaaactatgtaggtataatatgcgtataaatatatataatattaatttaaatcgttatatatatttaataaaataaaatataaatatcgttatctttatcatactagttaagtaatgagttgtcaaaagtggttctagatatttatagaagttatatacgttttaataataaagttctttttaaactgaaaacgtttttgtacgtttgaaactaaatagatcaatcgagtctttatgagattcaatcttccactatcctttgtctagttctcaatgattgacaatttgttcttatttataaatcactttaccatttttcgaatattgttaaaatggaaagatttctcaaattaacgtgggtctttcaacagagacttgtaatcataattcaatatatctgataattcaatcatttgatcttatcttctaattccattgataaacattttgaaacagatacaatcatataaagtatttaatctaatattttgtttacgtttcaagttataatatatatacacatatacatatataatcatattcgtttaatggttcgtgaatcgttggaacttggtcgaggttgaatgaatgtatgaacatagtttaaaattcttgaaatttaacttaacaaatattgcttatcgtgtcggaaacatataaagattaaagtgtaaatttggtttgaaatttccgggttgtcacagtacctacccgttaaaggaatttcgtcccgaaatttgcgtgaaaaggtcgtgaatgataataagtatgttttcatgatgcatacgggctgaaaattagagttttatcatcagcgaataatttggataaacaatccatttatatgaagagtacgaatgaagctaacatagaagagtgaaatgagttagtgtagattcatcttatcatttgacgtagatatgattgattcccagatttcaagggatttgaagcaaatcttcttaataagatttgactctccggtaatcaagggaattaggatccgctttaaatgcgatcgtccattttaattattctgtcggagatttgcttataaattcacctccttcatttccttacaactcacaccttctgttgatgcattttatgcaagtccctagacatctacccacgtccattgcaggtacaacagtttacaggccaccatgattgctcgttattatcctatccgtgtttgtatgtggttacaggaactgcaggaacgagatttagatgtttgactatgttagacttagtcagacgtacgagtgaagcctcactagtacggctgacaggctcatacgcacggttgttgCTGaggtaagtcacaattacaacctaaatgagaagacacgagtgagtgatcacccgcacggctgatgaagccaactcgtacgtgtgatgaatgaatcgtatgggtgagtcaacagcaggggtatataaagtcttatgttcttcattttaggttaagcctcttatttgttacacacactcagatctagtgagctcctccgattctctctcagtccaaatcacccaggtggtgaataatagctctaggtgttgatctaatcacacttgatttagttgtggtttgactaaattaatcaaaaaaaaacttaacctattcactagagggtttgattcacttattctgccattgtgtgagttaaatctgttgatttctaaattcctagtcatgtttcatcaccttctattcttttcccctcaactcatattttaaagtattcatcaatatgctccatccagttctgattctcgatatacttctaactttcatatcggtcattattctttttcatctaccgccggaagaatctatttacttctactatactcttgggtttatagtgtttctagttctcccgtgtctttatattgctatatgcatcgatatatatggtttataatttctggtttatcgttgggctttatatgttcccttatatttcaaagtctctgcttctgtcttctataatcattatcattcacagttaatgctctcttttatttgctgcaaattataccccaatttctatttcggagttttgtcctttcgtttcttcttcttgcgattaagcaccgcttgtaatggtccagaattcacagatatgaatttcggaatgaacattgttaatgttctaggaaggaaattgtgatggcacgatcttgacttgtcaaattactagaataccttggaaaaggccgaaccatcaagaaatattttcttgatattttagaggttaaatagaatacaagagtcgtataacatggcacatgatgatgttatgatctgtgaatcatcacgttccatttagaaactcagcatgacttactgtaatataatcatgttgatcaagtgtcattatattatactaactcatgcttcagttcccaacactacttcaaaatattcctattttaaacttgaatgtttcagaatttagaaactaaaatagtttcttttatgatgtaatacagatagtgcgaagaggtaaatgatttcatataagaaaaattaagaaaatatcttcagaaatatggaggatatttataatgaaagatatgatgatattttagaatttctaatatcagaggatgatgaagaatattgttcgcaggggtttatagtcaggagcaaggtattcgttaatgacttcagcaggtactgaatcatttggatcctttgaagtcaggtttagtctttgtaatttgtccacagcctccttcctactttgctcaatccgttttccagttccaaaacttctctttttctgcgctttgccagcacacttcatcattatcatccaacttttaccgtataaattcgtttatagtttttgctgcttcatcatcattttttccattttcggagaaccaattcgtagttcggagtgtttttcagaaacttcacattcaaattaagtccagaagatagacgttatgtatacacatataactgttggcgtagacatgctgcgagatttcaaaatactgattgctaattcccaatgattcgtatgacaattctcattacaagatgcgaatgagtaaatgatggggtttcaataaataattataatgactttttggagaggctaaagtcaaagggtaatgaagttgttggtacatctgttaataatgtggtggaatgtaaaaggttccctggtaacgatggtgtatatctcaaggttataataaggttagtctgactgaaaagtcgaagttgacttgctggagctgtgacaaaactggctactttgaataggagtcgcaaagttatttttgctaataaatgccaaagaatctgacgcggatacgttatttaaacttttactttggtttcaagagtttttcgggtacataactgtgggtaatatgtggttggatcatcatctcgattgctcatcattcgaagtgtcttcagaaattttcgaagggtttgaacacagattgtaatcgttaacatacatttgatgttctaacacagttttgaagtcaaaatatagcttgtgaaagatgtaaggatctaagagtgatgattttggtcatatctcgagttgaattttgagatttcaaaatcagaatatgtaattaaattttgaatgagtatggttgttttgatttctataaaagaatgtgaaatgtcccgttcttattgattaaaaacgttccatattaattgatttcgttgcgaggttttgacctctatatgagacatttttcaaagactgcattcatttttaaaacaaaccataacctttatttcataaataaaggtttaaaaagctttacgtagattatcaaataatgataatctaaaatatcctgtttacacacgaccattacataatggtttacaatacaaatacgttacatcgaaatcagtttcttgaatgcagtttttacacaatatcatacaaacatggactccaaatcttgtccttattttagtatgcaacagcggaagctcttagtattcacctgagaataaacatgctttaaacgtcaacaaaaatgttggtgagttataggtttaacctatatatatcaaatcgtaacaatagaccacaagatttcatatttcaatacacatcccatacatagagataaaaatcattcatatggtgaacacctggtaaccgacattaacaagatgcatatataagaatatccccatcattccgggacacccttcggatatgatataaatttcgaagtactaaagcatccggtactttggatggggtttgttaggcccaatagatctatctttaggattcgcgtcaattagggtgtctgttccctaattcttagattaccagacttaataaaaaggggcatattcgatttcgataattcaaccatagaatgtagtttcacgtacttgtgtctattttgtaaatcatttataaaacctgcatgtattctcgtcccaaaaatattagattttaaaagtgggactttaactcactttcacagatttttacttagtcggaaagtaagacttggccactggttgattcacgaacctataacaatatatacatatatatcaaagtatgt
The window above is part of the Rutidosis leptorrhynchoides isolate AG116_Rl617_1_P2 chromosome 1, CSIRO_AGI_Rlap_v1, whole genome shotgun sequence genome. Proteins encoded here:
- the LOC139868488 gene encoding dolichyl-diphosphooligosaccharide--protein glycosyltransferase 48 kDa subunit-like isoform X1; this translates as MDAGMKWKKIMELAPVLFKGIGHSENPANSLVWKVLSASPSSYSANLKSKLSSPPSLYGSSISLVSVVQARNNARVVFSGSLDLLSNKFFKSPVQKAGASNK
- the LOC139868488 gene encoding dolichyl-diphosphooligosaccharide--protein glycosyltransferase 48 kDa subunit-like isoform X2 gives rise to the protein MRAPVLFKGIGHSENPANSLVWKVLSASPSSYSANLKSKLSSPPSLYGSSISLVSVVQARNNARVVFSGSLDLLSNKFFKSPVQKAGASNK